From the Naumovozyma dairenensis CBS 421 chromosome 10, complete genome genome, the window TTTTGATAGTCGGTGAAGGTGGTAACGATGAACCTTGAAGTTGCTGTTGGGGCAGTTGCGTACcttgatttattagaaaGTCGGAAATCATTCTATCTTTGAGTTCATCAATTTTAGGGATACATCTAATTGATTTACCTTTCTCTAGAAAACATTTTTCACATTGTGGGAacattgaataaaaatCTTGCATCTCATTATTAACCGGATCCTGGAATGAAATGATAAGACATTCTTGATGACTCAAATGACTACATTCTAATTCTATGATTCTTTCTCCATTACTTCTATTTGATATTGCCTCATCACAAAGAGTACATGATTCGTTTAAGAATGATTTCTTTGCAGAAGTGAGTGGTTTAGGATACCCAAATGGAACAATCCTCGGAGGAGTTATGTGTCTTACTGTACTCGTtgaagacgaagatgatatatttctaTGTTTTGGAGTGAATAGATTTGAAGTTGGTCTAGGTAAAGAGGTTGTTCTGAATGGATGatgctgttgttgttggttgGAGGGAGTAATGAAACCGGACCTTAACGGCGACAAAGACGATGTGGAAGATGAATGTATCAAAGCAGGTGGATTAGAGATATGAGATGAAGCAGgcgatgatgatgttgctgccttctttcttttcccactatttctttgaaatttttgtaatttatcaGTCCATTTCTTACTCTTGATAGATGGAGAAGGTGTTCTTAATTCCTCATATTGCGTTGGTAACGACGTAACAATGGCACCAGGTTGTTCAGGCCACTTCGTAGATCCTGTtgatccattattattagtttgATATATACTATTGGGAGAAGGTTGCATTAAACAGTACGAACAATGTGTGTATATAACTTTTGGTGAAGATCTTCTgctattatttttagtaTACGCCAATGAACGGCTAAAGCATAATATACCAAAAAGGATATATTCTATCTACCTTATGAATATGGcttattgttgtttttcttgGTTCCCTTTTACCTTCGTAGAATCTTCGAACGAAGTAGCTTATTTTCCTATTTCGGCTCATCTAAACATTGATGTAAAATTTAACATGACGGCTTTTCTCcgttttatttttatgacATTAATTTGGTATATAACTTGCACATGAACAAAAGGAAATGAGTAAGCATGTATAGTATGGAGCCTGAAGCAGCTGGAGGTCGTTATGGTTGCGAACAAGGCTTGAGTGTGAATGTAGAAAAAtgtatcttcatcaataacGGATACACTATAAATGTCAACTGTTGCCATCCTTGGACTTATATAGTGGTTGTGACAGTCCGTTTGATGCTCCTGTCCATTCTGAAAACACATCATTTTATCCAGTATATAATTTCATGTaaagatgatttttttttccaacaGAAATCTCTTTTTTAACAGCAAAAGGACATCCCTGGGTACATATCCAGTACTTACACATATTACCACCTTATACACAAAGTAAGGACTTCTACAGTTCATTGCTTTGAGTCCCTGAATGGAAACACTGTTAATTAACCTATTATGGTATAGAAATCATTCCATGGGTcttacaatatatatatatagtgAATAACTACAGACGGAAAGATATTGCATAAAAATAGCAGTAACCATATTGGTGTGAACATCGCtagtattatatatttatttttggtCAGTATCCGTGAGTAGCCGCCGGATCTCAATTCCGTGAACAACGATAAAtaaactgaaaaatttcccagaaaaaaaacatttctgaaaaaatctgaaaaatttcagcTCTGAAAAGTTTTTTGGGAAATTTGCGATGagctttgaaaaatatatgcAAAGGCTCTTTATGCAGTATATTCACGTAGTAGCAAATACTGGTAATTGTAACTGtagatattatttattactaCTGATCTTACATACTATAGATAACAATAGATCTCTTCATAAATATAAttgttctttctttgttcaTATACAGGATCCACTGAGACAAAAACTTGGACCTTATCTTCAACTACCAGCAGCGGTTTAGCATATCAGAAAGACGAAGAACAATTTCCTCCtacgaataataataataataataataataataataataatatgtcTTTAGCCATCTCTAGTGAAGATACCCAAGTTCTATTAAAGGACAAAAATGTCTTACAAGAATCTGTTCTAGATAAATATAGAACCGCAGGTCAAATTGTCCAAACAGcattgaaatatatcaCAGGATTAATCAACGATACATACCATTACAAGACCACCCAACATCAATTCACCATTCCTGAATTATGTCTCCTAACAGATTCATTCATCCTAACTCgtttagaaaattattacaaaaacaAAGTCAACGAACGTGGTATTGCTATCCCAACTTGTATCGATGTCGATCAAATCGCTTCTGGATGGTGTCCTGAAATCGATGATGTGGAAAACATcaaaaattggaataaattCGCCAACTTGGAAACCTCTCCATTCACTTCATCAATCACTGGTGTGCTAAGAGAAGGTGATTTAGTTAAGATCACCTTAGGTGTCCATATTGATGGTTACACTTCTCAAGCTTCACATACTATGGTTATTTATCCAACTACTCAAGAACAAGATGTTGTTAAACCAGCTGGTCCATTATTAGGTGGCAAAGCTGATGCTGTCGCATGTGCTCATATTGCTATGGAAACTGTTGTCGCATTATTAGCATGTGCATTGACTCCAGAGAAATTACCTCCAACTTTAGCTTCTCACGGTGGTCAAGTTACAGGTCAATTAATTAGATTGGTAGTAGACACTATTGCTAAGTCATATAATTGTAATGTAGTTCCAGGGTCTCGTGTTCGTAGAATCAGAAGATTCTTAGCGGGTCAAAATGAAGGGATCGTGGCTGAAAGAGAATATAAAGGTGTCATTTGGACCGAATCTCatcaagaacaacaattattatctaattcTGATGCCAAGGATTTGGCTATTGTGGAACGTTCTCGTACTATGGTTACATCTGCATCTGCTGTTCCAGTAGATGATTTCGTTGTCAAAAATGGCGAAGTTTATTTagttgatttgaaaatggttCCATTAGATCAATTGACTAAAAAGGGATTGGTTACTTTAGAAACTATCGATTCATTCTCAGGTAAATCACATAAGGAAAATGATTTAGTAGCAAGATCAGGTTCATTCGTTAGAGATTTTGCTCAAAGTCATATTcttaaattgaaaacttcaAGACAGTTATTAACCAAGATTGATAATCAAGGTGTTTATCCATTTAAATTATCTCATCTTTCTCAGAATAATTTCCCCCTATcatctgatgatgaatttgatcaattaaagaaagaattgaaatcatttaGACTTGGTATGAGTGaaatttctaataattATCTTTGTGTAGAGACGCCAATACAGGTTGCTAAATGGATTCCATGGGATCATATATTAAAATCCACAAATTCCAATGGTAATTTAAGTTATGATGCTACAGCCACCCTAACGTTACCAGGTCATGAAATACCATTACCAAAATTAGGAATTTCAGcattaaaattgaaagctTTAATGAATTCTACAAAGGAATGTGTTACATTACCTGTAGCACGTGAATGTAATACTGTTGTACTATGTGATACAGATGTTAGTGCTACTGATAGACCCgaattattaagattgaCTGGTGGGTCCAAGACTTGTCAACCAAGTTGGGTTCATTCTAAACATGAATTAAATAAGTCAGAGTCAATTGTTGAAGGTATTTTCCAATTAGATTCTTTGACAAAGGATAAGAGATTCGGTATATTATTAAGGGAAACTCAACCAATGAAGGCAaccatttgaaaaaattgaataaaaaaagtatTCCTTAGATAGCTGCGTACATATATCCACatatacaaatatatataactaAAAAACTgtaaattaatattattagatttttgaaatattttttttgagaTAGATTATTATGAAACTACGTATATTTTTGAAGGATAATAGTAGAAGGACGCAGGAAGGAATACGCGAGGTATTAGATATGTTTAGAtgacatcatcatcgtcatcacCAATTtgatcattaatattatcatctcCAAtagatattgatgaagaagaaccGGCTGCTTTATAATTTGAAGGTTCTTCAACGACAGGcataaattggaaaaggaTATGAGCAAGCCCTAGAATCAATAAGACGATTGAATTAATAACTTTTAATGGACCACCGTTGAAAAGTATAATGCTTAATAAGATATAAAGTAACCCCCTTCCTAAGAaactaaaataaaatgataCAAATCTATACATTTGTGGTGGTactttaaattcaaaatgaaCAATCAATATGGAAAGAACTAGTGCGTATAAGGCTAATAAAGCCTTACCAAAATCTGTAAATATGTATGTTAATTGAGccaatgatgataatactgATGATGTTCCAACAATTATATTtgagaatttgaaaaatgtttctGGGATTGCCGAGGATGACATGGTTGTATTTGGTTTGGTCTAGTTTAATCTTCTTGAAAATGAGCTAATGTTAATAGTTCTTTTACTTGCTTGCAAGTACAATGCTAAGGTATATGTTCTTATACTTTAATATATACAAAAATGTGTCCAAGTCAAGGGGTTCTACGTTTTGCTGTTTTGTTTCGTGCGTGTAATTTCTgcaattttcaatttcgCTAAAACTTCGAAGTTACAGCAACAGGTCGTCGCTTCTTATCCCTTAAAATATTCAGTCTCTCTtaagaagaggaagatgagATTTAAAAAACGGttgaattaaattaatTGCATTCATCGACACAACTgtggaaaaaaataagaaacagTCGATATTTACAGGTCAGatggaaaaagaaatagcTTGATGAAGGAGTAATCCTGTTGTCCGTTTTACTTgtcatattatattaatcATTACTAAAGAAAAGTGTTCGAAGAAAGAAGCGTCCGGTTATGTACACCAGATGAGTTACCACTATCTACCACCACTactattatataaatatatacctATATTATGGTACTGAGAATaacgaaaaaaaattaaatcattatttaatcattgatttaattataattatatatatatttctttgaaaactttatgtttttttttttctttactttcatttcttctttcatctcttcatcatttttttctaaataatttattttggaGCTTCACCTTCTTCAGTAGCACTTGGACCACCAGCAGCAGCGGCGACATCAGAACCATCAGCTGGAGCAACAGCAGGAGCAGCTTGTTCAGGAGCTGGTGCACCGCTACCTTGGTTTGATTCAGACATATCAGAAGTCCATAAAGTCAAGTTATCTCTTAATAATTGCATGATTAAGGTACTATCTTTGTATGATTCTTCAGATAAAGTGTCTAATTCAGCGATAGCGTCATCGAAAGCTTGTTTAGCCAAATGGCAAGCTTTATCAGGAGAGTTTTGAATTTCGTAATAAAAGACAGAGAAATTCAAAGCTAAACCTAAACGAATTGGATGAGTTGGAGGTAGATCAGTGGTAGCGATTTCTGAGGCAGTTTTATACGCTTCCAAAGATGAATTTGTTGCTTTTTCTCTGACATCACCACTTGAAAATTCAGCTAAATAACGATGATAGTCACCTTTCATCTTATAATAGAAAACTTTTGATTCACCAGTGGTAGCTGATGGGATTAAATGAGAATCCAAGACAGATAAGATATCATCAGAAATCTTGgttaattcattttcaattttagaACGATAAGAACGAATCAATTCAACTTGATGGTTTGATTTCTCTTTAGATTCCTCCTTTTGTTCAATGGAGGAAACAATTCTCCATGAGGCACGACGAGCACCGATGACATTCTTGTAAGCGACAGAAAGTAAATTACGTTCTTCGACAGATAATTCTTGACCTGAAGATGCAACTTCTTTCATACTTTCTACCATTTCTTCATAACGTTCAGCTTGTTCAGCTAATTTGGCTAAGTAAACGGAATCTTCACGGCTTGACGacattatattttgaatgatttgattgttttgttctttgtaggatgaattaaaaatttgttAGTCTTGAGGTTTAAGAGTGGGAAAAAAGactaaataaaaaacaGAACTGTTTTGATGTTTTGATCTGAAATAGAAGTAActagataataaaaaatgtagATTAAAGATTGTTAGTAAGAAAGTTGATTAGAATAAAAGATTGTAAATAACGAAAAATCATTCTGTTGTCTAGGTTTATGATTTAGTATTGTCGTTGTCCCTCAGAGATATGAATATGTTCCGCGCGCAAATACCTCATTTTCTGCAGCAAAGTAAGAAAAGATTTTAACATGGGATCAAATGGTGTAAATGCTATTGCGGAGTTGTCTCCGTGAGTGGTTCCTCTGGTTCTTGACATCTCTACTTGTCTGTTTATCTACTTCTCTTCTTATCACTTGCATTGGTGTTTTTTAAGGGAAAAACGCGGCTGCTGTAagttgtaattttttttgccACCGGTAAGTTACGCTTGTAATTACATAGAGAGGGCAAAGTGGATTGATCGATCAATCAATCGTCATTGGGTGGCCATTAATACTTCTAATGTAGACACCAAATCCTCCGTTGGCATTGTAATTCGATAGGACAGCGCTGTTCTGGTTCTTGtttatcttttttgtttagCTTTGTTTTGTTGTGTTCGCTAAGCAATTAGGGGTAAAAAGATCAAAAAAGACAACATAACATTGTTCAGATATTCCTATTTAGTTTGACTAGAGAATGACATTTTGTTTGGTAGAGTAACATACGAGCTTGGTTTAGAGTATTATCCTCGATGATAATGTTCGTTTTCTCAATGGTTATATCTATGTTTGTCTGCAAAATAGAGAGTACATATGAGGGAGAACCGTCTTATAAACATAGAAGGAAATTACGGTATCGTTAGTTAGTGTAAAAACTATAATATTAacataatatttttatttaacaGGGATAAAGTGAGAAACAGAAAGCGAAAGAGAGCGGGTGTGTTATAGCTGCGGTGTGTGGGTGAAAGCGTTGCCTTAGGGCGGGTAACAGATTGTGTGGACTTGGGTGCACGTGATATGGATTTATAGTTGCGATATTGGAgcaaatttattatagtATCCGTGAGGCATTAATCGGATATATAATGCACGTGACAGACCGAGCCACAGTTTTTCCTGGGGACTTAAGGGTCAGGTGACCTGGAATGTCTTGGAACCTTTTCACTTTCGCCTTTcggaaatgaaaaatttcaattccaaTGCCTATACGCACAGACGTACCTCTGTGTGTGTGCATACACTGCAAAAGAACATCATCacaatattgatattaataataccTCGATGACAAATCCGCTTTTAGCAATTTACGTTATTGACCATCTTCAGAACAGCAGTCAATAGGTAAGTAGGTACTTGAAACTTAAAGAACGTAACCATATCTATCACCACTACCCTAATATAAATAGTTAACCTTGTATTTTTCTAGAGTAACGATACCTCTTTCTCCAACATACAAAAGCAattcagaagaagaagatagaaaagaaaatatacagaggaagaacaaaaaaaatgacaGTCATCGAAGTTACCAACCAAGACCAATTCACAGCATTAACCACTACTGAAGCAGGTTCTAAATTAATCTCATTGTATTTCCACACAAATTGGGCTGAACCATGTCAAATAATGACTCAAGTATATCAAGCAATTAGCGATGAaccaataaataaagataacGTCACATTCTTATCCATCGATGCTGATGAAAACTCTGAAATCTCTgaattgtttgaaattaCCTCTGTACCACATTTCGTGTTGATCCATAACGGTactattttgaaagaattgtCAGGAGCTGATCCAAAGGAATTCATTAACATCTTGGATCAATCTATAAAGCAAATCACCTCTACAAGTAATGATTCTAAGAAGGAAGGTCATGCTCCGGATCATGACGAtgcagaagaagaagaagaagaggaggaaACTGAAGAAGAGCTAAATGAAAGATTGGCTAAATTGGTCAACGCTGCTCCTGTAATGTTGTTCATGAAGGGTAATCCATCTGAACCAAAATGTGGGTTTTCAAGACAAATTGTCGGTATCTTAAGAGAACATCAAGTTAGATTTGGATTCTTTGATATCTTGAGAGATACAAGTGTGAGAGAATCTTTAAAGAAGTTCTCTGATTGGCCAACTTTCCCTCAATTGTATATTAACGGAGAATTTCAAGGTGGGTTGGATATTATTAAGGAATCTTTGGAAGATGATCCAGATTTCTTCCAGCATACTATCCAAGCATAATCTGTCGTGATTTCGAGATTAacgaaagaaaaaaagatgaCATGTGTTATGAAAAATCAGATACGGGCACTCTTCATGTATTCTAAAAACCACtatttatcaaaaaaaaaagaataaaaaaagggAGGACACACCGGCACATATCCCATTCATTTATATGTTTTCAATACCGTATATAGCctattatttattattttttttattactattattatcatttaattaTCAATTCCTTCAAAAAAAAGTGTTTTGAAATAGTTACATTTTATAAGacttatttttctttctcttctgAATCAATGGTCCATCCGCTAGAGTTATCTTGCATACGTTGGTTTATACgtactttgaaaaaaaaaaaatacgGTATAATATCTAcaagaaggaagaaattTCACGTAGTCCTGATCAGTGACCCTTTCATAATCCACTATAACGGGTTGCCTTTCTACGTACAAATAGCCCCGAATAAAAGGTCGAAAGTCATGGCGGCTATTCTCGCAACATGCACTAGATCCAAAGAAGTATGATTCAGAATAAATGCTAATCTGTTCTAATGGAAATTGACGAAGAGTAATGGCTGGTACCTACGTACAAGCTTTGACGGTAATACGATTCTCAGGCTGAATCTAATATTAGTGTACTTTGGATTATGATGAGGCCTACCTCTGTTACAAAATGCGAAATGGGAGGCATTGACTACAACTCTTCATAATGTCAATCGCTTGCCTTGGCGATAACAGATTTTTATCTAGTAAAGTcataaatttaattgatgagatttaagaataaataattatcaGTGagttataataatatcatgAGGGGAAAAATTACTGGCGTTACGACTACTTTAGTTCCAAGTGAAGTAGGTGCTTCTTACAGTTATGGATTAATTTTCATCTGAGTTGTGTTAGCTACCATTAAGAGAGAACTGATTAGATATGCAGGGGACAATATCCATATATTTAACTATTTTGTCGTACTGACACCAACTTTTTGTGACTATGGCGACGAATGACAatgagaagaaaaaatcacTCTATAAATTTTAGTGGccaaaaattcaatttctgtTATAAGAAAACAAATGTTACTACTATTAAAGTATATGCAGAATTATGGAAAgtaatatttataattacACATACCATTACATTACAACCCCATTGGGTCGTCCAATGTAATGTTTTGTCTATCAGGTGGGATGTACCATATTGGTAACTCCACCATCATGACATGTGGCCTTTCAAACTCTGGCAAATAACTTTTAAGAACCTCCTCAGTTGTGTTTGGGAATCTTACCGCCAATTGGTTTCGGGCCAATTGCATTGTGGCGTTATTAATTTTTATCGCttgaaagaatttttgTGGCACTTTTGATCTTCCCTTCCCAAGCCAATTCTCTGATTGGAAATCCATATCAGTCATGTTTGGATTCCAATACCCTTTGGCTTTTAATTCCATCAAGATATTGCTATGTTTAGTTAATTTTTCCTCCAATAAATTAGTAATGACTTTTTGGTTCGAAATGTCTGGAATCACGGTGCATCTAATAATGTGACCAACAAGCAACAAGACGGCGATAATTGagatcatttttttttatttagCAGTTAAAagtgttttttttttttgctgtCTTTGGTGGTAGCTATTATTATACTAAATTGTATTAGAGTGGtttatttatcattatatgaAGAAACTACGAAAACtatcaagaaaaaagtaTGAAAAGAAGAGTTTAGTTTTTGAAACTGATTGAGAATTTGTTCTGTCTTTTATACGTTCcgttttgttgtttttgtgGTCAGTTGCTTCGTTCTTTTGGGTATCGCTCATATATTTGGAAAGGACGTCAAAATTTAGATGCAAAGGTTCAAaggatttattatttattagtGGTGTACGATAGCAAGAACAGTCAGAATTTATAGAAAGGTGTAATTTAATGGAGAAAATAGTGGCCTGTTATTTTCAGCGTATACAAAATCCCCTATCGCCGACGAAGTGTTGTTACTGATACATATGAACTGATTATATGGTTTCGAAATGTTTCTGGAGTGGGCGATACTAATGTGtatttgttttcatttttgtttctaaATTTGTATTGTATAAAAGTACTGCACCTTACGAACTCCAAGAGTCGTGAGGTACTAAACTTTGTCTAGAGATGTTAGAAGGAGGAAGCATAATTATAAGCACatacaatatttttcacgttatttgaaaaagctTACATGTTTGTTTACAGTAATTACTATTACTTATGACATGTCGTATTAGCATTCATGGTAATAGTACCAACACACCTGTACACTATAACATTCTATGACGTTATGTTTTCGTGACACCATTTTACAGCTACGATTCTCCACATATATGACCTCTGTGAGACTGAAAACCCCATTCCATTATATAAAACTTATTAATGTGGAAGTAATACACAAAAATCTGTATACTCTTAAGTACCATTGCATGCATATCCTAGACTATAATGTCGCGtcattatatatagataaatACTTCATAAttagtgatgatgatattttattgtCGCCAAACTTTGAATACAAAACAGACGCGTGAAAACAAGACGCGTAAACTATTTGACAAATTGtatattataaagaaaCCAACTTTATACTGAACCTGTAATCTAGTTTATCTGCCTCTTCATATCTTTTGCTCCGATTTACGTTAAAAGGGATTATTGATATCGAGCTGGATTTAGCAAAAGTGGAGAGATTACTTTTTGTCCTAACTTCTGTGGCAAATTGTTT encodes:
- the ARX1 gene encoding putative hydrolase (similar to Saccharomyces cerevisiae ARX1 (YDR101C); ancestral locus Anc_8.245), with the protein product MSLAISSEDTQVLLKDKNVLQESVLDKYRTAGQIVQTALKYITGLINDTYHYKTTQHQFTIPELCLLTDSFILTRLENYYKNKVNERGIAIPTCIDVDQIASGWCPEIDDVENIKNWNKFANLETSPFTSSITGVLREGDLVKITLGVHIDGYTSQASHTMVIYPTTQEQDVVKPAGPLLGGKADAVACAHIAMETVVALLACALTPEKLPPTLASHGGQVTGQLIRLVVDTIAKSYNCNVVPGSRVRRIRRFLAGQNEGIVAEREYKGVIWTESHQEQQLLSNSDAKDLAIVERSRTMVTSASAVPVDDFVVKNGEVYLVDLKMVPLDQLTKKGLVTLETIDSFSGKSHKENDLVARSGSFVRDFAQSHILKLKTSRQLLTKIDNQGVYPFKLSHLSQNNFPLSSDDEFDQLKKELKSFRLGMSEISNNYLCVETPIQVAKWIPWDHILKSTNSNGNLSYDATATLTLPGHEIPLPKLGISALKLKALMNSTKECVTLPVARECNTVVLCDTDVSATDRPELLRLTGGSKTCQPSWVHSKHELNKSESIVEGIFQLDSLTKDKRFGILLRETQPMKATI
- the TVP15 gene encoding Tvp15p (similar to Saccharomyces cerevisiae TVP15 (YDR100W); ancestral locus Anc_8.244) produces the protein MSSSAIPETFFKFSNIIVGTSSVLSSLAQLTYIFTDFGKALLALYALVLSILIVHFEFKVPPQMYRFVSFYFSFLGRGLLYILLSIILFNGGPLKVINSIVLLILGLAHILFQFMPVVEEPSNYKAAGSSSSISIGDDNINDQIGDDDDDVI
- the BMH2 gene encoding 14-3-3 family protein BMH2 (similar to Saccharomyces cerevisiae BMH2 (YDR099W) and BMH1 (YER177W); ancestral locus Anc_8.243) — encoded protein: MSSSREDSVYLAKLAEQAERYEEMVESMKEVASSGQELSVEERNLLSVAYKNVIGARRASWRIVSSIEQKEESKEKSNHQVELIRSYRSKIENELTKISDDILSVLDSHLIPSATTGESKVFYYKMKGDYHRYLAEFSSGDVREKATNSSLEAYKTASEIATTDLPPTHPIRLGLALNFSVFYYEIQNSPDKACHLAKQAFDDAIAELDTLSEESYKDSTLIMQLLRDNLTLWTSDMSESNQGSGAPAPEQAAPAVAPADGSDVAAAAGGPSATEEGEAPK
- the GRX3 gene encoding monothiol glutaredoxin GRX3 (similar to Saccharomyces cerevisiae GRX3 (YDR098C) and GRX4 (YER174C); ancestral locus Anc_8.240), with protein sequence MTVIEVTNQDQFTALTTTEAGSKLISLYFHTNWAEPCQIMTQVYQAISDEPINKDNVTFLSIDADENSEISELFEITSVPHFVLIHNGTILKELSGADPKEFINILDQSIKQITSTSNDSKKEGHAPDHDDAEEEEEEEETEEELNERLAKLVNAAPVMLFMKGNPSEPKCGFSRQIVGILREHQVRFGFFDILRDTSVRESLKKFSDWPTFPQLYINGEFQGGLDIIKESLEDDPDFFQHTIQA